Proteins co-encoded in one Euleptes europaea isolate rEulEur1 chromosome 1, rEulEur1.hap1, whole genome shotgun sequence genomic window:
- the MAP2K7 gene encoding dual specificity mitogen-activated protein kinase kinase 7 isoform X1: MAASSLEQKLSRLEAKLKQENREARRRIDLNLEISPARPRPTLQLPLANDGSSRSSSESSPQHPNPPRPRNMLGLPQPPFIMHRSMESIEIDQKLQEIMKQTGYLTIGGQRYQAEINDLENLGEIGSGTCGQVWKMRFKKTGHIIAVKQMRRSGNKEENKRILMDLDVVLKSHDCPYIVQCFGTFITNTDVFIAMELMGTCAEKLKKRIQGPIPERILGKMTVAIVKALYYLKEKHGVIHRDVKPSNILLDERGQIKLCDFGISGRLVDSKAKTRSAGCAAYMAPERIDPPDPSKPDYDIRADVWSLGISLVELATGQFPYKNCKTDFEVLTKVLQEDPPLLPNNMGFSIDFQSFVKDCLTKDHRKRPKYNKLLEHNFIKRYETLEVDVASWFQDVMAKTESPRTSSILSQHHLPFFTR, from the exons CACTGCAGCTTCCCTTAGCCAACGATGGCAGCAGCCGCTCCTCCTCGGAGAGCTCACCTCAGCACCCCAATCCGCCGCGCCCCCGTAACATGCTGGGTCTGCCTCAGCCACCCTTCATCATGCACAGAAGCATGGAGAG taTAGAGATCGATCAGAAACTGCAAGAAATTATGAAGCAGACAGGTTATTTGACCATTGGAGGACAG AGATACCAAGCAGAAATCAATGACCTAGAAAACCTGGGTGAGATTGGCAGTGGGACATGTGGACAGGTGTGGAAAATGCGTTTCAAGAAGACTGGGCACATCATAGCGGTAAAG CAAATGCGTCGTTCTGGTAATAAAGAGGAGAACAAGAGAATCCTGATGGACTTGGATGTAGTGCTGAAGAGTCACGACTGTCCCTACATAGTTCAGTGCTTTGGGACTTTCATCACAAAC ACGGATGTTTTTATAGCCATGGAGCTAATGGGTACGTGTGCTGAGAAGCTGAAAAAACGCATTCAAGGACCTATCCCTGAGAGGATCTTGGGAAAGATGACTGTGGCG ATTGTCAAGGCACTCTACTACCTGAAAGAAAAACACGGTGTCATCCACAGAGATGTGAAACCTTCCAATATCTTGTTAGATGAGAGGGGCCAAATCAAACTCTGTGACTTCGGTATCAGTGGGAGACTGGTGGACTCGAAAGCCAAAACCCGGAGTGCTGGTTGTGCGGCATATATGGCG CCTGAGAGAATAGATCCCCCTGATCCCTCAAAACCAGATTATGATATTCGTGCAGATGTGTGGAGCCTTGGCATTTCTCTG GTCGAGCTTGCTACGGGTCAGTTTCCCTACAAGAACTGTAAAACGGACTTTGAGGTTCTCACCAAGGTATTGCAAGAAGATCCTCCGCTTCTCCCAAACAACATGGGATTTTCCATAGACTTTCAGTCCTTCGTCAAAGACTG CCTTACTAAAGATCACAGGAAGAGACCAAAGTACAACAAGCTACTT GAACACAACTTCATCAAGCGTTATGAGACCCTGGAAGTCGACGTGGCATCCTGGTTCCAAGACGTCATGGCCAAGACAGAGTCGCCCCGCACGAGCAGCATCCTCAGCCAGCACCACCTGCCGTTCTTCACCAGGTAG